From one Gossypium hirsutum isolate 1008001.06 chromosome D08, Gossypium_hirsutum_v2.1, whole genome shotgun sequence genomic stretch:
- the LOC107920291 gene encoding plasma membrane ATPase 4: MAGISLEEIKNETVDLEKIPIEEVFEQLKCTREGLSSDEGVNRLQIFGPNKLEEKKESKILKFLGFMWNPLSWVMEAAAIMAIALANGDGKPPDWQDFVGIVCLLVINSTISFIEENNAGNAAAALMAGLAPKTKVLRDGKWTEQEAAILVPGDIISIKLGDIIPADARLLEGDPLKVDQSALTGESLPVTKNPGDEVFSGSTCKQGEIEAIVIATGVHTFFGKAAHLVDSTNQVGHFQKVLTAIGNFCICSIAIGMLVEIVVMYPIQHRKYRDGIDNLLVLLIGGIPIAMPTVLSVTMAIGSHRLSQQGAITKRMTAIEEMAGMDVLCSDKTGTLTLNKLSVDKNLIEVFVKDADKEHVVLLAARASRTENQDAIDAAIVGMLADPKEARAGIREVHFLPFNPVDKRTALTYIDSNGNWHRASKGAPEQILALCNAKEDLKKRVHSIIDKFAERGLRSLAVSRQQVPEKTKESAGTPWQFVGLLPLFDPPRHDSAETIRQALHLGVNVKMITGDQLAIAKETGRRLGMGTNMYPSASLLGQDKDASIAALPVEELIEKADGFAGVFPEHKYEIVRKLQERKHICGMTGDGVNDAPALKKADIGIAVADATDAARSASDIVLTEPGLSVIISAVLTSRAIFQRMKNYTIYAVSITIRIVFGFLFIALIWKFDFSPFMVLIIAILNDGTIMTISKDRVKPSPLPDSWKLKEIFATGIVLGGYLALMTVIFFWVMHDTDFFSDKFGVRSLRERDHEMMGALYLQVSIVSQALIFVTRSRSWSYAERPGLLLVTAFIIAQLVATLIAVYANWGFARIKGIGWGWAGVIWLYSIVFYVPLDIMKFAIRYILSGKAWLNLLENKTAFTTKKDYGKEEREAQWALAQRTLHGLQPPETSNLFNDKNSYRELSEIAEQAKRRAEVARLRELHTLKGHVESVVKLKGLDIDTIQQHYTV; encoded by the exons ATGGCCGGTATTAGTCTTGAAGAGATCAAGAACGAGACTGTTGATCTG GAAAAAATCCCCATCGAGGAAGTGTTTGAGCAGCTGAAATGTACCAGAGAAGGTTTAAGCTCAGACGAGGGAGTCAACAGGCTTCAGATTTTTGGCCCCAACAAGCTCGAGGAGAAAAAG GAGAGCAAAATTCTCAAGTTTTTGGGGTTCATGTGGAATCCGTTGTCATGGGTCATGGAAGCTGCTGCAATCATGGCCATTGCTTTAGCCAACGGTGATGGGAAGCCGCCGGATTGGCAAGATTTCGTCGGTATCGTTTGTTTATTGGTGATTAACTCTACCATCagttttattgaagaaaataatGCTGGTAATGCTGCTGCTGCTCTTATGGCTGGTCTTGCTCCCAAAACCAAG GTGCTAAGGGATGGTAAATGGACTGAGCAAGAAGCAGCAATTCTGGTTCCTGGAGACATCATTAGCATCAAATTGGGAGATATCATCCCGGCCGATGCTCGTCTTCTTGAAGGCGATCCATTAAAGGTTGATCAATCCGCCTTAACCGGAGAATCGCTTCCCGTTACGAAGAATCCCGGGGATGAAGTCTTCTCAGGTTCAACTTGTAAACAGGGTGAAATTGAAGCCATTGTTATCGCTACCGGTGTGCATACCTTCTTCGGGAAGGCTGCACATCTTGTGGATAGCACTAACCAAGTAGGACACTTCCAAAAGGTGCTCACTGCTATTGGAAACTTTTGTATTTGCTCCATTGCCATTGGTATGTTGGTCGAGATCGTTGTCATGTATCCGATTCAACACCGCAAGTACCGGGATGGGATCGACAATCTTTTGGTCCTCTTGATCGGTGGTATTCCCATTGCTATGCCGACTGTTTTGTCTGTCACCATGGCCATTGGATCTCACAGGCTGTCTCAGCAGGGTGCTATCACCAAGCGTATGACCGCCATCGAAGAAATGGCTGGTATGGATGTCCTTTGCAGTGATAAGACAGGAACATTGACGCTCAACAAGCTGAGTGTCGATAAAAACTTGATTGAGGTGTTTGTAAAGGATGCTGATAAGGAGCACGTTGTCTTGCTTGCTGCAAGGGCCTCTAGAACTGAAAATCAAGATGCTATCGATGCTGCCATTGTTGGAATGCTTGCCGACCCTAAGGAG GCGAGAGCTGGTATTAGAGAGGTGCATTTCTTGCCTTTCAATCCTGTAGACAAGAGAACTGCATTGACTTACATTGATTCCAATGGCAACTGGCATCGAGCAAGCAAAGGTGCTCCCGAACAG ATCTTGGCCCTTTGCAATGCAAAAGAAGATCTTAAGAAGAGAGTTCATTCTATCATCGACAAGTTTGCGGAACGTGGGCTTCGTTCTTTAGCCGTTTCCAGACAG CAAGTGCCGGAGAAAACAAAAGAAAGCGCCGGCACTCCATGGCAATTTGTCGGCTTATTGCCTCTGTTTGATCCTCCAAGGCATGACAGTGCGGAAACCATTCGCCAAGCTCTTCATCTTGGTGTGAATGTTAAGATGATTACTG GTGATCAACTTGCGATTGCAAAAGAGACTGGCCGCAGACTCGGAATGGGGACGAACATGTATCCTTCTGCTTCTTTGCTAGGTCAAGACAAAGATGCAAGCATAGCTGCCCTTCCTGTGGAAGAGTTGATTGAGAAGGCCGATGGGTTTGCGGGAGTGTTTCCAG AGCACAAATACGAAATTGTGAGGAAATTACAAGAGAGGAAGCATATTTGTGGAATGACTGGAGATGGTGTTAACGATGCTCCTGCTTTAAAGAAGGCAGATATCGGTATTGCAGTGGCTGATGCTACAGATGCCGCACGAAGTGCTTCCGACATTGTTCTCACAGAACCGGGGCTGAGTGTTATTATAAGTGCAGTGTTAACTAGCAGAGCCATTTTCCAAAGGATGAAGAACTATACT ATCTACGCAGTTTCGATCACGATCCGTATTGTG TTCGGATTTTTGTTTATCGCTCTCATCTGGAAGTTTGATTTTTCGCCATTCATGGTTTTGATCATTGCCATTCTTAATGATG GAACCATTATGACAATCTCAAAGGATCGAGTCAAGCCATCTCCCTTGCCTGATAGCTGGAAACTGAAAGAAATTTTTGCCACTGGAATCGTGCTTGGAGGCTACTTGGCATTGATGACTGTCATATTCTTCTGGGTCATGCATGATACCGACTTCTTCTCG GACAAATTCGGTGTTCGATCTCTACGAGAACGAGACCATGAGATGATGGGCGCTTTATACTTACAAGTGAGCATTGTGAGCCAGGCTCTGATCTTCGTAACTAGATCGCGTAGCTGGTCGTACGCTGAGCGTCCCGGACTACTATTGGTCACTGCCTTCATCATTGCACAGCTT GTTGCAACTTTGATTGCTGTATATGCAAACTGGGGATTTGCAAGGATCAAAGGAATTGGTTGGGGATGGGCTGGTGTCATATGGCTCTACAGTATAGTTTTCTACGTACCATTGGATATAATGAAGTTCGCCATCCGTTACATCTTAAGCGGAAAAGCTTGGCTCAACCTACTCGAAAACAAG ACTGCATTCACCACAAAGAAAGATTATGGCAAAGAAGAAAGGGAAGCACAATGGGCACTTGCTCAAAGAACATTGCACGGACTTCAACCACCGGAAACTTCTAATCTCTTCAATGACAAGAACAGTTACCGGGAGTTATCGGAGATCGCCGAGCAGGCCAAGAGACGAGCCGAAGTTGCAAG GCTTCGAGAGCTTCATACACTCAAAGGGCACGTCGAGTCCGTGGTGAAACTCAAGGGGCTGGATATCGATACGATCCAGCAGCATTATACTGTTTAG